The genomic window ATCAGTTGAATTAACCAACATGGAATTTGGGCCTTTCAGGGGATTGTTGCCTCTGGAATTACTTATTATGTGCAAGGTCTCGTGATGAAGACAAGAGGCCCGGTATTTGTTACAGCTTTTAATCCCCTCTGCATGATCATAGTCGCTGCCCTTGGGTCTCTTATTTTAGCCGAGAAACTTCATCTTGGAAGGTATGGCCTTAATTAATCACGAGCGAATACCATGGCAATTTTGGTGATTTCATTCAATTCTTTTGGTTGCTTAGCACATGTCTCTTTTGTGCTCGCTTCTCATAGTGAATTGTGTGGCAGACATTTGCTAGAAATGCACATGTTCTTGACATGTATGATCTGCATGgagatctttctttcttttatttttggaacTAGCAGCTGGTAAAACCGAAAGGGAGGATTATGCGGCTATGCTCCAAACCTTTTTCCAATTCTTTTCCTCAAACATCCAACACAGTAGTATAGATTTTTATTAACCTTTGTTCACATCCTACAAACAAAATACACCGAGTTGAAGGATGTTTCTAAACTGAGTGGTATACCTGTTATAATATCTTAACCTTTGATTGTATATGTGATCTATTTCGAAAAATAAAAGTGTTTCTTTTGATCAAACCAGTGTTCTTGGAGGCATCATAATCGCAATTGGCCTATATTCTGTTGTGTGGGGTAAGAGGAAGGACTACACTAGCCCAGAAGAATTATCCACCACAGCAGCCAAGGGTAATCAGGAACTCCCGATCGCCACAACCAATATTGCTACAACTTAGGCAGCCATTGCTGGAAACAATAACTGAAGAAAAACCCAGTTTCCTAATTACTCCTCTATATATAATTTGCGCACCCTATCATAACCGCAAAGATCAGCCACAACTGAGACCTCAAGGTGTCACCACGGTGGGGCTTTTTAACTGTCTCGTTGTTGTCTTATCGAAAGCGAGGTTTTTGGTGCATTAGTGACAGCAGGTAATGTTGTTCAACTATATATAGACCAGGCACTTGCCATTTCTATTTTGCAATCCCAGCCCCATTATAAGAGTGTGGCACCTTAAATGATAGACGAACAACCTTCTACATTTTGTTTTGGAAGGATTGGCTGTAAGGTACCCATTTGCCCCAAATAATGTATGCCTCTGTTTAAACAAGAAGAACGTACCTTTTGTAGCATACACCAAGTCATTCGTAACCTGTTATATATGTGTTCGTACTGTTCGAATAGAAGAAAAGGTTAATTTTAGTGCGAATATTATCAAGTCGAAGAAGTGTGTGGTGGTTGCAAATTGTCACGTTACTTTTTTGCAAATTGTCATGATGTCATGTTACTTTTcgtttttaattcatttctctTATTGAATATTGCTACTTATGAGAACCATGAAACCcactaataaaattgacataattctgaaaaaataaaaattaaatttaataaaaaaaaaatgtaacccAACAAGTATTGTGAATTGAGAAATCAACAATATTGGAATTTGAATCCTCACTTAAAAATTAAcgaatcacaaataaaaaatataagaaaaacatcataaaaacagTTATTTTTTGATAAGTCGATATTCAGCTCTTTCAAGAGCCGAAAAACATGAGAATTCTCGCGCACACacacaagattaaaaaaaataataataatcattaaactaaaatagtttttataaaaagagtatttatactctttcATGTAACTATAATGGACCCAAAAATATGGGTGAATTGGATGTACTtacaaataaatctaaaataaattaaataggtctaaaacctaataaaaataaaataaaaataataagtctAATATGAAAATCAAAGTCAtcgattaaataataatttaatcagattaaattttttagattaaatatgTTATGGTtgaaaataatatcttaaaaagaCTAAGATGGATAGTAGTTGGCATCCAAAGAAGTCTCACATAAGATAAGAGATTCAGATCTTATTGGATcgctttttttatttctttttaatgctaggataattaattataaaattaaatgatcctctttaataaaggaaaaaggaaaaggtgtACATGCATATACATTTTTCTTGTAGGACGAGGAAATTAACTTCTTCCTTTCCTGGCAAAATATATCCTTgatcttttagaaaaagaattgcCACCAACTACTATTCTTGTAAAGTATGGATAGGAGCCGCTAGCTCTAAGCTAATGGTGGGGATGAACTAGACTCTTCttgcattgaattaaattaattatgtgttAACTCATAGGTGTTATAGTCTTTTAATTTGAAGGCTGTATTGGCCCAAATATACTTCATTCAATTATGCATCATTAATTTAGCTTTTAATCTTGTGATTAGGCTGATTAGAGTCTTCATTTGTATCGATGGGTTAATTTGTCAATATCTGCTATCAAAATTGCCTTGTTTgaaaccattttattttctttcattcgaCTTATCAATGTAATAAATGCATGTCTTAACATTAACAAAGTCAATTCACGTTTCACTGCTGGAGTTTCtttaatatcaaattgaaaTGGTAATGACCCAACCGGCTTTAGTCTCCTAGCATCCACCGACCGattgtatttatatttcaaaaaggTTTTTAAAATCTAAGGTGTATGAGCCTACCAGGCAAAACCCGCGTGTCTGgccttttttttaagaggtgAACGATCTatcatttgctttttatttttttacagatGACTTATCATTGTCTTTTTAGAATCCGACTATCACATAAATGACCTAAAAATCcagaaagatatttttagacccaaaaatttatttatcaattaatttttgctAGAAAACGcatcaaaaaacattttaaagatctaaataaatctatttatggCATCAAATAACCCAAAagggattgaaaaaataaaaatgaacccaaattaataaaattttacaaaccTAGTTATGCTATTTCAAGCAAGGTGAAGGTCAAATAACATTACAATGAAACTTTTATGAATGAATGGAACTTTTTGATACCAAGATCAATCTTTTTCATCATCAGAATCAATATCAACAAAACACTTTCTCTCCTTTCCattttcaaaaaagtttttatctcttctctctaattcaaagattgaaaaacaaaaaaaaatattttaaattaaaataaaaattgttgttgataCTAAGTTAGACATATATTTTCTATGTGTTTTACTTTTTAGTCttctatctttaaaatttatatttttatcatattttcaaacttaattatTCTAATTGGGATATAGAAAAGTtcgattgaaaaaaaaaatcaattaatttattattcatatgaATAATGAAGTAATTTAGTTATACcttattaatatcttttaatttttagtataaGTAGaacatttaattatgatttattttattaaatatatacattaaattatcttatcacaatttaaactttttttatgctggaaaatatattgagaatatttacacattttttatgttaaaaaaatcttagtCTTATTCACAACCGAGCATGCGTCAACTGCCGAGTAGATATACTATAAGCCCGGCAATCCGATTCCCTAGAAAATGCCGAAACAAATACATCCGTCAATACAATATTCTCCTGCCGGACGTCTCCGAGTtcggaaaaagaaaacagaaaaataaatcgGGTTCCGTAGAGGCGTAGACTATAATGCTGCTTGTGGACCCAAATGACCTGACAGAAAACAGCATCATAATATCAACGCTGATTGGATCCAAGTGGAAAACATGGATGCCAGCATTTTCCTTCATGGTAGGTGCAAGAATATGAATATAATATAGCCTTTccgatgagaaaaaaaaaaagaattttaatgtaaatattCGAAGATAAGTACGTTTCTATGATAGTATACGACAAGCAATAAACatcttccctttttttattttgaatccatTAATTTATGAGGCTGAAAGTGATGACATCGTTTTCTTACTAATCCCTTCCAGCAGTACTGTTTGGGTTTCATTATCAttcttttaaattgttaaaaaattattttaaatacatggACAATTGAATCAtttaatactaaattaaaagtggagttcatttaattattattttaaattattatttttaaccagATATACAACATAAAAGATAATGTTAAAGGTTTGAAATTATTACAATTCAGTGCTATAACAAGTATTTCTTTAATGAGTATGTCTTCCATACTGAAGAGTATGGAGATGATAGAAATATCTATGATGATGGGATTTGTGTTAATGGATAAACTTtcaatgagtttgaagttgattattataGTAAGTTAAAAGAGatgattgaattgcaatatcacaAGGCGTAAAATagaatctttttattcaaatgttattgatATAATACTGATAGAGAAATTAGAGTAAACCCTTATCATTATTTggtcaaaaataataaaaaaagatagaccTAGCAACATTaacaatgtttttgtatttgctaAACAATACCAACAACTATGTTACATATACATTCATTCTCTTAGAAAGGATCATAACATAGTTGTTTAGTTATTCATTGTGAAAACCAAAACTAGAAGTCGTGTTCAAGTTGTTGAAAACGATGAAGTAGCTAGGGGAGATGATGTATTTCAACTTGATAagttagttgatccatattGAGTTTCTCCATCTACCAGGTTACGCGAGTCTGGGGTTGCTAAGCAAGTCTGGAAAAATCACAGCGCAACTACGTAAGTTTTAACATgtaaagtttatattttttgtaaattaataatcttttttatcctttttttttttagtttaatgaaCTTTTGAACCTGATTACGCGATTTCTAATATGACACACACACCTATGCTAAGAGAAGAGTCTAGCCAAATGCCTTTGAGGTGTGGAGAAATTTTAGATGCATTCATGAAGTGGATCCTCGAATATAAACAAGGAGATTTATTGTTGTTCCATTAGCAAACATGTTGGCAGGTCGCTTCCTTTTATTAAGCATGCAAAGCTCTTACTAAGACCATGATTATGATTATTTGTGACaatatttaactaattatttattttttacattacaCAGCTTGGGTGCGGGCCGACTCTAATGGAGTTATATCTAGAAACACATATACGGAGGATggatacatataaaaaatatgcagCGGTTCGTGGACAATCGAGCTGAGACATTTGTTGTAAGTAAACTTTgaaatcttttatatatttcttggactaaagtttttgttgatgttttttactttcttttttttttgtaggaacAATATAACTTCAGCATGCATGTCAAACATTAAGAGGACTTTTCAACCCATTTAAAATACGATCTGGAGTTATGATTGAAGGTTGGAGCAACCAATAGACCCGATAGAAATTGAGTTTATAGTATCTCTATGACTACGACCCGAGATATGAGATCGGGTTGTAATGTCTCAATAATAAGCACCCACAATCCAACTCAAGACAACCATCACTAGTCGTTGAAGAGTTTGTTGAAGAACAAATTGGTGCCCTGAAGGCTTAAATGGAGAGAAAGTATGAAGAACAAAGTAGAAGGCAATAGGAGGAGATGATGGCATACATGTCCAATCATTATCCTCCCTTTTATAGACCTTCATGGGATTTTCCTTCCCCTCAAACTCCACCTGCAGCTCCAACTACTTTTTAATGTATATAGatatttgtaattgatttttacagTTAAGTTAATGATATAAaatgtgtttttcaatttcatttagtTGTTTAATGCTATTTgatatcaaattattaatagtatttcaaaaaaaacaaattactaaaataccgacgggcataaaaaaaaatatgttggtgATTTCGTAAACCCATTTTCCTCGAAGAGTTATAGAGAGTTATGAACCGTTTTGATATAGACCAATGGATTCGCTGACGAAACATGTTTGTCGTTGACTATGTCGATGATACATGATATATTACTGACGGTTAGTCCATCGATGAGCAGTCGATAATATTTACCGATAGATAGGTCGATAAAAAATGGTTGGCGTCTATTTTTATCACCGACATGAATATTCTGTTGGCCTATCTGTCAACATTTAAATCACCAACTAAATTATCAACAGTTCAGAAATCCCTAATGAGACACTCATCGACAATATGTTTCCATCAAGAAATCTGTCGATGATTTTTATACCAATGAAAATAGAACTTTTACATCGATAGAATATTATGTTGtagtaaatcaattttttagttgttattgtttATATTCTACAATTAGaatgaaaatgagagaaaaaaataatagcaaggGAACACCTACACTTGTTACAAAACCATGCttgaaaaaaaaggcaaaagaaagaaatacatAGAAGGTTGGCAATGCTTGAAACGGAGGCAAGagattcttcttcatttttaagaaaaatttaatttgaacctAATTAATCTCCAATTTACAAAAGAGGGACGAGAGAAGTTAATAAACTATCACAAATCATCCATTCTACTATATTTTCATAGATTTTATTTCTGATTATACAATCCGATTCCAAATCATTTGGGTTTATGCGGTGAAACCTATCTAGTTAGGgttgtttagaaatatagtagcggttagtttttaaaatggttttttgcacaaaaataaattaaaataatagttttttattttttaaaatcattttaacattaacacgtcaaaaaaatttaaaaatattaaaaaaatattaattaaaaaattaaaaaaattaatttttttcaaaaacaatttcaaaacgataaaacaaacagatttaaatatttgatttacgTACCCATGAATCGGTAAAAATGCATTTATAATACATATGACTTTATATCCATCGATAAGAGATAATTAGCATGagagataagaaaagaaactatCCCATTAAACAAAAGGGAGTAAAAACTTGATCCATGTTTTGCGGTGGGAAATAATCCATAGCCACATCTTTTCATTTTGCCACGAAGAAGATGATTTTTAAGATATGCTCACATTCTCACGTGTTCTTCGGTGGGATTCCACCGACCAGTTTTTTCGTTGGAATCCAAACACGATAGCaccaacattaattaatttctttttcttatgaattttcCCAAAGGAATTAAAGAGCTAGAAACAGGAGTTTTGTAGCCTTTTTTTTAGGAGCAGGAATTATCTTAGCAAgattttaaataagaaatatcttgctaatttaaaataatgttatttcaagaattttttaataaaaaaatattatttaaaaaatgtattatttttcaaaaaaatcaagtcaagtCTCATTTAAATTCAGATGATTTTAACCGAAAGCCtatctaatttaatatataaaactcaGTACAGATTAATTAGATGGAACCAAGAGAGAAACTTAAAAGGCAAATTCAGTGCCAAAAACATCGTTGAatattgatgttattaattacgTCTGGGGCTAAAACTCGATCGTGGGTCCAAAAACAGGAACgaaataagaataatttatgGAATTATATAACATTCCAGATAActcgtgaaaaaaaatatatatcatattattcaggaactaaaacaataaaccaagatttttcatatataaaaaaacacgagATGCGtgcataaaaatacaataatctatgcattttatacaattttctaGCAGCGTTATTAATTTCCACTAGCTTTTAATTAGTGCTATGATTAGGGTCAAAATACAATCAGACATCTTTTAGAAATGGTGTTCACTCTTCAATGTATACCACAGAACTCTCTGCAGGCTTCATGCTGGAGCACTAAACCTAGATTTCATTTGATGGTCAATGTCTAGAGTCGCCACTGCttataaattaacaaatttgtAAAGCagcaggggggggggggatgttttatacataaaaatcaattaatccaCAGaaactttcatcttttttttttttttttgttcggatTCTAGATCACACCCCAAATCGAGGATTCTAGTTGCTAGGAATACAAGTGTTCTTAGTTAATGGATAAAGGAATCTTCTTAAAAATGGAGTGAGAGTAAGTGCCCTAAGCGTAGAGGACAAATATTGGCATCGCGTTGCTTTAGCTTTTCTTGACTATAAAGAAGGCCATTTCTTGCTTCAGTCTTTGCATAGAGAAGTATTGAGTGATTAAGGGATACAGAGGGATCGAGTTAGGAAGATACATAGAGATCAGATGGGAGACCAAACCCCATGTGAGAAGCTGTGCCTAGGGCTCAAGAAAGTTAAACATTACATGGCTATGGTCTCCCTTCAATTTGGATATGCTGGAATGTACATCATCACCATGGTTTCTCTGAAACATGGCATGAGTCATTACATACTAGCAGTGTACCGTCACGTAGTTGCTACGCTTGTTATTGCACCTTTTGCCTTTGTTCTTGAAAGGTCTCTTTCTAGCTCCCACAAGCCAATTCACACCCGAATCACATTTCCAATTTTCTCACTTTAATTTTGCTCAACTCTGattgttttttacatatttccttctctttttggCAGGAAAATAAGGCCAAAGTTGACACTCTCGATTTTCCTAAGGATAATGGTGCTTGGTTTTCTTGAGTACTGCTCCTAAAAGCTCCCTGGATCTTTGTGTTTATACTTCATAATTAATGTAACCTATATCATACGTATGTttaactatatattattttactggAAATTAATTACCAGGCCAGTGCTTGATCAGAATTTGTATTATTTGGGGATGAAATACACCTCAGCTACATTTTCATCTGCTACAACAAATGCCCTCCCAGCTATAACCTTTCTGATGGCGCTTTGTTTCAGGTGAATTGAAGTCATAAATCGCTACCTCCTCATGTACGTGTATATATAGTGTTATCAgctgtgttttaaaatatttttttatttaaaaatatattaaaataatattttattttttaaaatttatttttaatatagtatattaaaataatctaaaaatattttaaattttatttaaaaaaatatttttgtactgCAAAAATAATCGGTGCTAGCTATAACAACGAAGACGGTAAATCATGAATATTAAAAGTGTGTGTATGTTGCAAAATTTGTTGtgtgaaataaaaattaccacATGTATTCATGACGCTCTCATACATGGGCATATAAATATCATGATTTAACTATCTAGTAGATGGCTCATTGATAAGAATTTGAGATTAAGGAGTTTACTCCTCCTGTGGTCTCAtattcgagccatgtggttactaatatgatggtcactggaggcttacatggttgttaacttcagaacccgtgggattagtcgaggtacacgtacgttaataaaaaaaaatatcataatttgaaTTAGTACGACTCCTTTTGATttcacatatttttaaaacaagttaATTACGTGACTCTAAAAAGCattctaatcaatttaattagcGTGATCCATGTTTGAATTATAAATCACAAAAGGATAGTACGTGCTAGCATGCACGATGGGAAAGAGTATAATGCATGCTCAagcataattgaataaaattcacAAGGAGCAAATTAATGGAAGAGCTAATTAAGCtaaacaaatttgttttgtttaaatatgCTATGCTATATTATAAATAGGTTGGAGACAGTAAACTTTAAGAAGCTACATAGCGCAGCCAAGGCCATCGGAACTGTTATCACGGTCACAGGAGCAATGGTTATGACCTTGTACAAAGGTCCGGTCATCGATTTTATAAGATCACATGGAGCAGCTCACCATGGAACAAGCAATGAATCCGGTAATCAGCATCTGCTTACCGGAACACTAATGCTCCTAGGTAGTTGCTGTGCCTGGGCAGGTTTCTTCATATTGCAAGTGAGTATTAACTTCTCTTTACTGCTCATGTATAGTTTCTTACAGGAGGGTAGAAGGCTTTGACATAAATTAATACTAAGATTTGTTGAAATGTGTCGATTTTGGTTCAGTCATTTACTTTGAAGAAATACCCAGCAGAGCTTTCTCTCACAGCATTGATATGCGTGATGGGCGTGGTGGAAGGTGCAGCAGTGTCCCTTGTTATGGAACGTGACATGGGTGCCTGGAAGATAGGCTTTGACTCTCGGCTTCTTGCTGCTGCTTACTCTGTGAGtacatatgtttttcttaattcattgtTTCAGGTGAGTGTTGGATAGTTtcttaacaaattttttatttttttttaacaccttCAATCATGTAATTAGGGAGTGGTTTGTTCTGGAATTGCATATTATGTGCAAGGTGTGGTAATAAGGGAACGAGGCCCTGTCTTTGTAACTTCTTTTAGCCCTCTTTGCATGATCACCACTGCAGCTCTTGGATCCCTTGTTCTAGCGGAGCAAATCCACCTTGGAAGGTATACATgtaattgtcttttttaaaaaaaaaaatttgggtgcAGTATTTTTACGTAATTTAAGTTAAtaatcatctttttcttttgtgaATGTGATACTCTATGTTTCTATGACCTCAAGGATTTCAACATTATTTGTAttaatgtgtatatatatttgtttgttgGCATCTATTGCATTGCAGTATAATTGGAGCCGTTCTGATAGTTTGGGGGCTTTACACAGTGGTGTGGGGCAAAAGCAAGGAGAGGATAAACTCATCGAAATTGCAAATGACAAATGAGAAAACTGGAACCCAAGAATTGCCTATCAAAGATAGTAGTACTAAGCTATCATCATCAATCAATTTTGCAAATAGCATCCAAGGACCTGACGATGGAATGTCGAAGATTCCACCCAAATCTTGAAGATTCTTCAAAAGATTTACGTTCAAAAGATACCACACTCACACACACTCTATCTCTCCCCTCTCCCCTTTGCCAGTGGAAGAAACTCTATCCGAAATTAATATGTATCACTCTTTAGTCCATGTATGTTGAGACGTTAACGTGGttatagattattttgatgtatttttaaataaaaatattttaataaacaactGCTATGACACTTTCGGATATACTCTCGGTGCAGTCTTTCAAGATATCTGGAAAGGAAACATCAAGAATCTATATCTAGCCAGCTTGCTTGAATTGCATACGCTAAGCTAACAATATGATAATAGAAAAGAATCGAGTTCTCAGTGACTTGGATGTGataaaatgtatgaacatgGTAAAGATTGCTTTGAAGATAAACATATATGGCAAGAGAGAGATTATGACCTCTCGCGTTATCACTCGAGAATCTGAATCTTATACCGTatacattctttttattatgggATGAGTATCAACCTCTTGAAAGCTTTGTAGCCAAGTTTTTATTGGCTGTTAAGAATAAGAGCATTAGAACCTAGTCGTCCAAGAACAAAGTACAAGGAAATGACTTTCAGACAAGATCCCTCCCCTCCCACAAAAGCTCCTCTGGTCATCAAACAAGAAGCACGTTCAAGACAGGTTAAAAAGATGGTGAGAAGTATAGaagtgttgtttgttttttaaaatattttgggcCAATTAAGCCCATCCAGTAAAATGGATCCAATTTATCCTCAGACGCAAGATTTTATTGGATCCGATATCCACCAAACAGCCCTCATCCCATTTGCTCTAGTTGCTCAACAATTGGATCATTTTGCTTCGCGAATTTCTCTCTCGATCTCCCTCCTTGCTGTGTGTTCTAGAGAGAGGAAGTTAGAGAGAGGCAGAacgaaaagggaaaaaatggcGATGTGGGTATTTGGATATGGGTCTCTAATATGGAAAGCAGGCTTTAACTACGATGATCGTGTCGTTGGTTTAATCAAAGGATATCGCCGTGTATTTTACCAAGGTTTATTTCTCTTACTCGTAAATACAAATATATTGTAGGGAATATTTGTTAGTGAAATGTATTGCTGGGTGATTTTTGTTCTGGTAATAGGCAGCACTGACCATAGAGGCACACCAGAGTATCCAGGAAGGACTGTGACTTTAGAACCTGCTGATGGGGAAGTCTGTGTgagttttttcaacattttcttgGTGGTTTAGCAATTCTATTTGCTTTCAAAGGCTAGCTACGCAATAAGATAAACGAAATTGCTGATTCTCTTATTAATAAACCAGTGAGAGTTGAGTTTGCCCATTGCCATTTAACATTTTGTTGtcaattatgtttctttttttgttgtggattaaaaaaaatcatcaaatgataTGAgggttctttttgtttttatcctgCGAGGTTATAGTGGGGAGTTGCATATAAGATTTCCAAGAAAGAAGATCAAGAAGTAGCTCTGACGGTATGGTTTTTCTACTCAATTTCTTGAATTGCTGTTCTGATTCTTTTGTTCGTAGGAGACCTTTTATTCTATTGTCCCTGTACACTTGTACTCTTGGACATTTCAGCTATTGAACagagtctttttttctttcacatcGTGCACTAGCTTGGGATCAACTAAACTGATACACCGTGATATCACAGTGGTGGCATTGTTATggggacatttttttttttttttgcttgtattCAGATTGGGGTGGAGAGGGATCATGGATGGTGCATCTGTATTTTGGAATTGATACCTGAATAATTGAATCCATCAATTGCAAATTGCACAGTTCTCACCCTCCAACGATGCTGGAAAGTGCTTTAATGTGTCTCATCTGTATAGTTTTTTTCACTTCAAGCTGTTGTTTCAGAGCTTATTTATCTCAACCCTTTTTCTTAGG from Populus trichocarpa isolate Nisqually-1 chromosome 5, P.trichocarpa_v4.1, whole genome shotgun sequence includes these protein-coding regions:
- the LOC7469145 gene encoding WAT1-related protein At4g08300, coding for MGDQTPCEKLCLGLKKVKHYMAMVSLQFGYAGMYIITMVSLKHGMSHYILAVYRHVVATLVIAPFAFVLERKIRPKLTLSIFLRIMVLGFLEPVLDQNLYYLGMKYTSATFSSATTNALPAITFLMALCFRLETVNFKKLHSAAKAIGTVITVTGAMVMTLYKGPVIDFIRSHGAAHHGTSNESGNQHLLTGTLMLLGSCCAWAGFFILQSFTLKKYPAELSLTALICVMGVVEGAAVSLVMERDMGAWKIGFDSRLLAAAYSGVVCSGIAYYVQGVVIRERGPVFVTSFSPLCMITTAALGSLVLAEQIHLGSIIGAVLIVWGLYTVVWGKSKERINSSKLQMTNEKTGTQELPIKDSSTKLSSSINFANSIQGPDDGMSKIPPKS
- the LOC7469146 gene encoding gamma-glutamylcyclotransferase 2-3 — translated: MDPIYPQTQDFIGSDIHQTALIPFALVAQQLDHFASRISLSISLLAVCSRERKLERGRTKREKMAMWVFGYGSLIWKAGFNYDDRVVGLIKGYRRVFYQGSTDHRGTPEYPGRTVTLEPADGEVCWGVAYKISKKEDQEVALTYLEVREKQYDEKAYLDFFTDPAATTPAVSGVMVYIGSPDKRHNQNYLGPAPLEEIAKQIFYAEGPSGPNRDYLFHLESALLQIGCKDKHVIDLANEVRRIRPETGLADS